A stretch of the Sorangium aterium genome encodes the following:
- a CDS encoding sigma 54-interacting transcriptional regulator, giving the protein MQIRAPFSRQDSAGAGLVLLYADNYEQFRPAYPVLEQGSVLGRDPTADVSVPTRSASRHHARIERRGGVWVLTDLGGRNGTLCNGEFVTEVPIAHLDQVRVGDAIFKFVERDVESYARYRIDGATLEAQELPEGPPRFSMGRIVGGYQTRSLARSLYEIARSELSVLIRGESGTGKEIFAQQLHDWSGRRGPFLAVNCAAIPAALVEGELFGHRRGAFSGADRDRAGILRAAHEGTLFLDEIGDMPAEAQAKLLRVIQSKEFTPLGGTQSERIDVRIVAATHRDLDKLQQTGAFRADLFGRLNEHSVTLPPLRERKEDMFLLCTALAARHGRSEIRPSMVAMTALLHHDFPYNVRELEALLKRWAAADRGAEFGVQDLSDIIRDRMKTYGARGAALASQLGEDSRATVYPQYDEEPAEDGASAPGGPLPPRTTPEESVLRDLLARHQGNVAAVARVLGRDRVQVHRWMRRYNLKADAFRG; this is encoded by the coding sequence ATGCAAATTCGTGCTCCGTTCTCTCGGCAGGACAGCGCCGGGGCGGGGCTCGTGTTGCTCTACGCCGACAATTACGAGCAATTCCGGCCGGCGTATCCCGTGCTCGAGCAAGGCTCGGTCCTCGGCCGCGATCCGACCGCGGATGTGTCCGTACCGACGCGGAGCGCTTCGCGCCATCATGCCCGGATCGAGCGGCGGGGCGGCGTCTGGGTGCTGACCGACCTCGGCGGCCGCAACGGCACGCTCTGCAACGGCGAGTTCGTCACGGAGGTGCCCATCGCGCACCTCGACCAGGTCCGGGTCGGCGACGCCATCTTCAAGTTCGTCGAGCGCGACGTCGAGAGCTACGCCCGCTACCGCATCGACGGCGCGACCCTCGAGGCGCAGGAGCTGCCGGAGGGGCCGCCGCGCTTCTCGATGGGGCGGATCGTGGGCGGGTACCAGACCCGGAGCCTCGCTCGCAGCCTGTACGAGATCGCGCGCAGCGAGCTCTCGGTGCTGATTCGCGGTGAGAGCGGGACTGGAAAGGAGATCTTCGCCCAGCAGCTCCATGACTGGAGCGGCCGGCGCGGCCCGTTCCTGGCCGTCAACTGCGCCGCCATCCCCGCCGCCCTCGTCGAGGGGGAGCTCTTCGGGCACCGGCGCGGCGCGTTCTCGGGCGCCGACCGCGACAGGGCCGGCATCCTCCGCGCGGCCCACGAGGGCACGCTCTTCCTCGACGAGATCGGGGACATGCCGGCGGAGGCCCAGGCGAAGCTCCTCCGGGTGATCCAGTCGAAGGAGTTCACGCCGCTCGGCGGGACGCAGTCCGAGCGGATCGACGTGCGGATCGTCGCCGCCACGCACCGCGATCTCGACAAGCTCCAGCAGACGGGCGCCTTCCGCGCCGATCTGTTCGGTCGTCTGAACGAGCACAGCGTGACCCTGCCCCCCCTCCGCGAACGCAAGGAAGACATGTTCTTGCTCTGCACCGCGCTCGCGGCGCGCCACGGTCGGTCCGAGATCCGGCCCAGCATGGTCGCCATGACGGCCCTGCTCCACCACGATTTCCCCTACAATGTGCGGGAGCTCGAGGCGCTCCTGAAGCGCTGGGCCGCCGCGGATCGCGGCGCCGAGTTCGGCGTCCAGGATCTCAGCGACATCATCCGCGATCGGATGAAGACGTACGGGGCCCGGGGCGCTGCCCTCGCGAGCCAGCTCGGGGAGGATTCCCGCGCCACCGTCTACCCGCAGTACGACGAGGAGCCCGCGGAGGACGGGGCGTCCGCGCCGGGCGGGCCGCTGCCGCCGAGGACCACGCCGGAGGAGAGCGTGCTTCGGGATCTGCTCGCGCGGCACCAGGGGAACGTCGCCGCCGTGGCGCGCGTGCTGGGAAGAGATCGAGTGCAGGTGCACCGCTGGATGAGGCGGTACAACCTCAAGGCCGACGCGTTTCGCGGGTAG
- the mug gene encoding G/U mismatch-specific DNA glycosylase, protein MPDVIAPDLDVLFCGINPGLYTAAVGHNFARPGNRFWPALHAGGFTDRVLSPFEERELLKLGVGITNVIERATASADELSAEELAAGGRRLEATVRRYRPRFLAVLGIGAYRGAFGRPRAVPGPQTETLGATRLWVLPNPSGLNASYQPDRLAAMFRALHEAVTSTGASP, encoded by the coding sequence GTGCCGGACGTCATCGCCCCGGACCTCGATGTCCTCTTCTGCGGCATCAACCCGGGCCTCTACACCGCCGCCGTCGGGCACAACTTCGCCCGCCCCGGCAACCGGTTCTGGCCGGCGCTGCACGCCGGCGGGTTCACCGATCGCGTGCTCTCCCCGTTCGAGGAGCGCGAGTTGCTGAAGCTCGGCGTTGGGATCACCAACGTGATCGAGCGCGCGACCGCGTCGGCGGACGAGCTGTCCGCCGAGGAGCTCGCCGCGGGCGGGCGGCGGCTCGAGGCCACGGTGCGACGCTACCGCCCTCGCTTCCTGGCCGTGCTCGGGATCGGCGCCTACCGAGGCGCGTTCGGCAGGCCTCGCGCCGTGCCCGGCCCCCAGACAGAGACGCTCGGCGCAACGCGGCTCTGGGTGCTGCCGAACCCCAGCGGGCTCAACGCAAGCTATCAGCCGGACAGGCTCGCGGCGATGTTCCGCGCCCTCCACGAGGCGGTCACGTCGACCGGGGCCTCGCCGTGA
- a CDS encoding PAS domain S-box protein, which translates to MPDRKPGLSPLQVKSSVPPGAPLPSAPSEPVASILLVDDHRANLLALEAVLDPLRQRLVTAQSGEEALEHLNREEFALILMDVKMRGIDGFETAARVRGLDRARHTPIIFISGLPEDEDRRYRGYREGAVDYVVKPFNPDILRAKVAVFVELHRRAEQIKRQEAALRQLERQASDEVFRRIMDTSMMGLLFSDYEGRVIEANDCFLSMIGYTREDLKAGLLSWQELSPPEYEHVHHDAVNELSLHGVTKQFEKEYIRKDGKRVAVLVGSARIETQRRNLTYVLDISERKRAEANVSLLAGAGEILSSSLDFRETLGQLARLVVPLLADWCAVDIQGQDGAIQRVAVQHTDPQKVELVRQIEQIYPVDPAASRGVPKVLRTGEAEWASEIPDFLLVENARDEEHLRMARELGLRSYLVVPLAARGRVLGAITLAHAESGRNYTKADVQFAEELARRAALSVDNALLFEREVTVRKEVETLAEELKHSEAQFRLLAETMPQLVWTNRPDGHHEYFNRRWYDYTGLTAEDTGGEGWSRMIHPEEHERAIEAFREALRTGEPYESQCRLRRADGVYRWFIGRAVAARDGSGRIVRWFGTYTDIDDQKRAEEERQRLVQALERSNKELDQFAYVTSHDLKAPLRGIANLSQWIEEDLNDKMTAESRKQLDLLRGRVHRLENLIDGILSYSRAGRAREKPEAIDVGKLLREIIELLAPPPETRVEIVPDMPVLVTERAPLQQTFLNLIGNALKHAGGTDPEVQISARDAGPFWEFSVSDNGAGIAPEYHDRIWGIFQTLKARDKVEGTGIGLSVVQKIVLSKGGRAWVESAVGAGATFRFTWPKIEAREPSSP; encoded by the coding sequence ATGCCCGACCGAAAGCCAGGGCTGAGCCCGCTTCAGGTGAAGTCCTCGGTCCCGCCGGGCGCTCCCCTCCCGTCCGCTCCTTCCGAGCCCGTGGCGAGCATTCTGCTCGTCGACGATCACCGCGCCAACCTCCTCGCCCTCGAGGCCGTGCTCGATCCGCTGCGCCAGCGGCTCGTCACCGCGCAATCCGGCGAGGAGGCGCTCGAGCACCTCAACCGCGAGGAGTTCGCGTTGATCCTCATGGACGTGAAGATGCGCGGTATCGACGGCTTCGAGACGGCCGCCCGCGTGAGGGGGCTCGATCGGGCGAGGCACACGCCGATTATCTTCATCTCGGGGCTGCCGGAGGACGAGGACCGACGGTATCGCGGCTATCGCGAGGGCGCGGTCGATTATGTCGTCAAGCCGTTCAATCCCGACATCCTCCGCGCCAAGGTGGCGGTCTTCGTCGAGCTGCACCGGAGGGCCGAGCAGATCAAGCGGCAGGAGGCCGCGCTCCGCCAGCTGGAGCGCCAGGCGAGCGACGAGGTGTTCCGGCGCATCATGGACACCAGCATGATGGGCCTGCTCTTCAGCGACTACGAGGGGCGCGTCATCGAGGCGAACGACTGCTTCCTGTCGATGATCGGCTACACCCGCGAGGACCTCAAGGCGGGGCTGCTCAGCTGGCAGGAGCTCTCCCCGCCGGAGTACGAGCACGTCCACCACGACGCGGTCAACGAGCTGAGCCTCCACGGCGTCACGAAGCAGTTCGAGAAGGAGTACATCCGCAAGGACGGCAAGCGCGTCGCGGTCCTCGTCGGGTCCGCCCGCATCGAGACGCAGCGGCGCAACCTCACCTACGTGCTCGACATCAGCGAGCGCAAGCGCGCCGAGGCCAACGTCAGCCTCCTCGCCGGCGCGGGCGAGATCCTCTCGTCCTCGCTCGACTTCCGCGAGACGCTCGGGCAGCTCGCCCGGCTCGTCGTCCCGCTCCTCGCCGACTGGTGCGCCGTGGACATCCAGGGCCAGGACGGCGCGATCCAGCGCGTCGCCGTCCAGCACACCGACCCTCAGAAGGTGGAGCTCGTCCGCCAGATCGAGCAGATCTATCCTGTCGATCCCGCGGCGAGCCGCGGTGTGCCGAAGGTGCTCCGGACCGGCGAGGCCGAGTGGGCCTCCGAGATCCCGGACTTCCTGCTCGTCGAGAACGCGCGGGACGAGGAGCACCTCCGGATGGCGCGCGAGCTCGGCCTCCGGTCGTACCTGGTGGTGCCGCTGGCGGCGCGCGGCCGCGTCCTCGGCGCGATCACGCTCGCGCACGCCGAGTCGGGCCGGAATTACACCAAGGCCGACGTGCAGTTCGCCGAGGAGCTCGCCCGGCGCGCCGCCCTCAGCGTCGACAACGCCCTCCTCTTCGAGCGCGAGGTCACCGTGCGCAAGGAGGTCGAGACGCTCGCGGAGGAGCTGAAGCACAGCGAGGCGCAGTTCCGGCTGCTCGCCGAGACCATGCCGCAGCTCGTGTGGACGAACCGCCCGGACGGCCACCACGAGTACTTCAACCGGCGCTGGTACGACTACACGGGGCTCACCGCGGAGGACACCGGCGGCGAGGGCTGGAGCCGGATGATCCACCCCGAGGAGCACGAGCGGGCGATCGAGGCCTTCCGGGAGGCGCTCCGCACGGGCGAGCCGTACGAGAGCCAGTGCCGGCTCCGGCGCGCGGACGGCGTGTACCGCTGGTTCATCGGCCGGGCGGTCGCCGCGCGCGACGGGTCGGGCCGCATCGTCCGCTGGTTCGGCACGTACACGGACATCGACGATCAGAAGCGCGCCGAGGAGGAGCGGCAGCGGCTCGTCCAGGCGCTGGAGCGCAGCAACAAGGAGCTCGATCAGTTCGCGTACGTCACGAGCCACGACCTCAAGGCGCCGCTCAGGGGCATCGCCAACCTCTCGCAGTGGATCGAGGAGGACCTCAACGACAAGATGACGGCGGAGAGCCGCAAGCAGCTCGATCTGCTGCGCGGACGCGTCCACCGGCTCGAGAACCTCATCGACGGGATCCTGAGCTACTCGCGGGCGGGCCGCGCCCGCGAGAAGCCCGAGGCGATCGACGTCGGCAAGCTCCTCCGGGAGATCATCGAGCTGCTCGCGCCCCCGCCGGAGACGCGTGTCGAGATTGTCCCCGACATGCCCGTCCTCGTCACGGAGCGCGCTCCGCTCCAGCAGACGTTCCTGAACCTGATCGGCAACGCGCTGAAGCACGCCGGGGGCACCGATCCGGAGGTCCAGATCAGCGCGCGCGACGCCGGCCCGTTCTGGGAGTTCTCGGTCTCCGACAACGGGGCGGGCATCGCCCCCGAGTACCACGACCGCATCTGGGGCATCTTTCAGACGCTGAAGGCGCGCGACAAGGTCGAGGGCACCGGCATCGGCCTGTCGGTCGTGCAGAAGATCGTCCTGAGCAAGGGCGGGCGCGCCTGGGTCGAGTCCGCCGTCGGCGCCGGCGCCACCTTCCGGTTCACCTGGCCCAAGATCGAGGCCAGAGAGCCTTCATCCCCCTGA
- a CDS encoding OmpA family protein: MLSMSNLPRLCLGALALSLFTACAAAPPPEQAHPEPRLPNPGPDGVYKVEWPDLREGEDRFIGLTLGADIADVCRLPKTSFAFDSAEPLPQEHVELRALVDCLLSSGLQGARIELVGRADPRGTQAYNQDLSLRRAARVKEILVKEGIPADRITTRATGDAQAVGAQPMYSYGYDRRVDVALIGVAHAPR; this comes from the coding sequence ATGCTGTCGATGTCCAACCTGCCCAGGCTCTGCCTTGGCGCGCTTGCGCTCTCGCTGTTCACCGCGTGCGCCGCGGCCCCACCCCCGGAGCAGGCTCACCCCGAGCCGAGGTTGCCCAACCCCGGCCCGGATGGAGTCTACAAGGTCGAATGGCCCGATCTCAGGGAGGGCGAGGATCGGTTCATCGGCCTCACCCTCGGGGCCGACATCGCCGACGTCTGCCGCCTGCCCAAGACGAGCTTCGCCTTCGACTCCGCCGAGCCGCTGCCGCAGGAGCACGTGGAGCTCCGGGCGCTCGTCGACTGCCTGCTCTCCTCGGGCCTCCAGGGCGCGAGGATAGAGCTCGTCGGCCGCGCCGATCCGCGCGGCACCCAGGCGTACAACCAGGATCTCTCGCTCCGCCGCGCCGCGCGGGTGAAGGAGATCCTCGTGAAGGAGGGCATCCCTGCGGATCGCATCACGACGCGCGCGACGGGCGACGCCCAGGCCGTCGGAGCTCAACCGATGTACTCCTATGGCTATGATCGCAGGGTCGACGTCGCGCTGATCGGCGTCGCCCACGCCCCCCGGTGA
- a CDS encoding YtxH domain-containing protein, translating to MTNRMSNAVGTAKGVVESAASGAGVAATTARTTAFDVAKAIAGVAATVGALGFDDVLGWVGLARKRSPLTALGLFGAGLAVGAGVALMLSPTSGEALRRELLTRLDGLKRQATRGVEQAERKVQDKVGNAVDAVKGAVTPSETSSANSHYGIEGAGLSHGGESGHHLS from the coding sequence ATGACGAACCGAATGAGCAACGCGGTGGGGACTGCGAAGGGTGTGGTCGAGTCGGCGGCTTCCGGCGCGGGCGTCGCCGCGACGACGGCCAGGACGACGGCGTTCGACGTCGCGAAGGCGATCGCCGGCGTCGCCGCCACGGTCGGGGCGCTCGGCTTCGACGACGTGCTCGGCTGGGTCGGGCTCGCGCGCAAGCGGAGCCCGCTCACGGCACTCGGCCTCTTCGGCGCCGGCCTCGCGGTGGGCGCGGGCGTGGCCCTGATGCTCTCGCCGACGTCGGGCGAGGCGCTGCGCCGCGAGCTCCTGACCCGCCTCGACGGCCTGAAGCGCCAGGCGACCCGCGGGGTCGAGCAGGCCGAGCGCAAGGTCCAGGACAAGGTCGGCAATGCGGTCGACGCGGTGAAGGGCGCGGTCACGCCGTCCGAGACGAGCTCTGCGAACTCGCATTACGGCATCGAGGGAGCTGGGCTGTCCCACGGCGGCGAGAGCGGCCATCACCTGAGCTGA
- a CDS encoding CBS domain-containing protein has product MKSVIRITRLGGVDVFAHAAFGLLLPIGALQWGARHGWSGALLGCALGSALLGCAALQALVHGIVARLLGLRLREVQLSPLGPIALRSRPSGGRAQGRALGLAANVALAALFALAVEAQRGVGELGWISALQAAEAPSREAAIVWVASANLGIALLGLLPALPLEGGRALREALSPLTGAWLATSMTAALGQAAAAVLFFMGLFGGQLIVAAVSALLFVEARREWSAAQAVMAPAAPPEEHPSEGRAVQLWPGELVGDAARRILASQEPDFPVVYEDRVIGIVTRTDVMRALAAGQEGSFIAWIMRCDLPRVAADVPLNEVGRQMIEKNTPVVAVFDGESYLGLVKHSDIAGALTRGRGGRLGRIHLAPQVGSA; this is encoded by the coding sequence ATGAAGTCGGTCATCAGGATCACGCGGCTCGGCGGTGTTGATGTGTTTGCGCACGCGGCGTTCGGCCTGCTGCTCCCGATCGGGGCGCTCCAGTGGGGGGCGCGGCACGGGTGGAGCGGCGCGCTCCTCGGCTGCGCGCTGGGCTCGGCGCTGCTCGGGTGCGCGGCGCTGCAAGCGCTCGTGCATGGGATCGTGGCGAGGCTGCTCGGGCTGAGGCTGCGGGAGGTCCAGCTCTCGCCGCTCGGCCCGATCGCCCTCCGGTCGCGTCCTTCTGGGGGGCGGGCGCAGGGCCGCGCGCTCGGCCTCGCGGCGAACGTGGCCCTCGCGGCGCTCTTCGCGCTGGCCGTCGAGGCCCAGCGCGGGGTGGGCGAGCTCGGGTGGATCTCGGCTCTTCAGGCCGCCGAAGCTCCGTCGCGCGAGGCCGCGATCGTGTGGGTGGCCAGCGCGAACCTGGGGATTGCGCTGCTCGGCCTGCTGCCGGCGCTGCCGCTCGAGGGGGGGCGCGCGCTGCGCGAGGCGCTCTCGCCGCTCACCGGCGCCTGGCTCGCGACGTCGATGACGGCGGCGCTCGGGCAAGCGGCAGCGGCGGTGCTGTTCTTCATGGGCCTGTTCGGCGGTCAGCTCATCGTGGCCGCGGTGTCGGCGCTCCTCTTCGTGGAGGCGCGGCGGGAGTGGAGCGCGGCGCAGGCGGTGATGGCGCCCGCGGCGCCGCCCGAAGAACATCCGAGCGAGGGCAGGGCGGTTCAGCTGTGGCCTGGCGAGCTCGTGGGCGACGCCGCGCGGCGGATCCTCGCGAGCCAGGAGCCGGACTTCCCGGTCGTCTACGAGGACCGCGTGATCGGGATCGTGACGCGCACGGATGTCATGCGCGCGCTGGCCGCCGGCCAGGAAGGGTCGTTCATCGCGTGGATCATGCGCTGCGACCTGCCCCGGGTGGCGGCGGACGTGCCGCTCAACGAGGTGGGGCGGCAGATGATCGAGAAGAACACGCCGGTGGTCGCCGTCTTCGACGGAGAGAGCTACCTCGGGCTCGTGAAGCACTCGGACATCGCGGGCGCGCTCACGCGCGGGCGGGGGGGGCGGCTCGGGAGGATTCACCTGGCTCCTCAGGTCGGCTCGGCATAA
- a CDS encoding mechanosensitive ion channel family protein, whose amino-acid sequence MQNSNFESLGARLGIPGDGVWPWVIVAASVPVGFGLARIAAGVFRRGGSVVARRTATPWDEKTLDAAIGPVTLCLGVVLTAGLAKLTRIGQGLVTDLRSLLSALFIGGVAWLLMRIVGILTEVLDARAVRHLKEGSESSRGLRTQARVLERVARVLIVIVAGALVLMNFEAVRNVGVSLLASAGIAGVVLGLAAQKPVGAILSGLHILFTRPIDLGDKVVVDGEFGTIEEIRLTHVVVKIWDERRLIVPTARLLDQSFQNWTKHGSEKLGTVELYVDYRTPVDALRRHFESILPSSELWDKRVKAVQVTNVTERTIEVRLLVSARDPGQLFDLRCWLREEMLRWVQELESGAYLPQERLTRTSSVMEAAEGRAPASGRTRRAGAGDRLPDAAP is encoded by the coding sequence ATGCAGAACTCGAACTTTGAATCGCTCGGCGCCCGGCTGGGGATCCCGGGTGATGGAGTGTGGCCGTGGGTGATCGTCGCGGCGAGCGTTCCGGTCGGCTTCGGGCTCGCTCGGATCGCCGCGGGCGTCTTCCGACGCGGCGGTTCGGTCGTCGCGCGACGGACCGCGACGCCGTGGGACGAAAAGACACTCGACGCGGCAATCGGCCCCGTGACCCTTTGTCTCGGGGTCGTCCTGACAGCCGGCCTCGCCAAGCTCACGCGGATCGGCCAGGGCCTCGTGACCGATCTGCGGTCGCTCCTCTCGGCGCTGTTCATCGGCGGGGTGGCGTGGCTCCTGATGCGCATCGTGGGGATCCTTACGGAGGTGCTGGACGCGCGCGCCGTGCGTCATCTCAAGGAAGGGAGCGAGTCGTCCCGCGGGCTGCGCACCCAGGCTCGCGTGCTCGAGCGGGTCGCGCGGGTGCTCATCGTGATCGTGGCGGGCGCGCTCGTGCTCATGAACTTCGAGGCGGTGAGGAACGTCGGCGTCTCGCTGCTGGCGTCGGCCGGCATCGCCGGCGTCGTGCTCGGCCTCGCGGCGCAGAAGCCGGTCGGCGCGATCCTGTCGGGCCTCCACATCCTGTTCACCCGCCCCATCGACCTCGGCGACAAGGTCGTGGTGGACGGCGAGTTCGGGACGATCGAGGAGATCCGGCTGACCCACGTGGTCGTGAAGATCTGGGACGAGCGGCGGCTCATCGTCCCGACGGCGAGGCTCCTGGACCAGTCGTTTCAGAACTGGACGAAGCACGGGTCGGAGAAGCTGGGCACCGTCGAGCTCTACGTGGATTACCGGACCCCGGTGGACGCCCTGCGGCGGCACTTCGAGTCGATCCTCCCGAGCAGCGAGCTCTGGGACAAGCGCGTGAAGGCGGTTCAAGTCACGAATGTGACAGAGCGCACGATCGAGGTGCGTTTGCTCGTCTCGGCGCGCGATCCTGGGCAGCTGTTCGATCTGCGGTGCTGGCTTCGCGAGGAGATGCTCCGCTGGGTCCAGGAGCTCGAGAGTGGTGCGTACCTGCCGCAGGAGCGTTTGACCCGGACCTCCTCTGTCATGGAAGCGGCGGAGGGTCGTGCTCCGGCCTCGGGCCGCACACGTCGGGCTGGAGCGGGCGACAGGCTGCCCGATGCGGCGCCGTGA